A single region of the Scyliorhinus canicula chromosome 31, sScyCan1.1, whole genome shotgun sequence genome encodes:
- the LOC119958862 gene encoding zinc finger MYM-type protein 1-like, translating to MPPKKLSGYENRKRRLQQEEAARKHPKLSSFFSPKSNSGDNAGSTSSATSISPDLSSNDCEVKPTEDTLLSEGKNNCMHELKHQDHNCNAVDDLGNNVTAGNTENVESKFENSPKRNINYNDPAHWPDELSMAESDHIIMNGPHPINKQYNFPKDANKRSFSVTMMYRKINNGANFLRRWLINSESTNKMYCFCCKIFGFSNKSLLGKSGINDWKHAHEYLQSHENAVHHLECLKEWCETSLRLQTNKSIDKGMQSRVGKEREHWCKVLERLMSITLYLAEHNLAFRGTSDTLFTPHNGNFLGLVELLGKYDLPMSEHLRRVVSKETHIHCCGKNVQNEIINLLGNAVQENILNRAKEAKYFSLILDCTPDISHVEQLSFTIRFLDVEDISIKEHFVNYKPVIDTTGKGLYESILDFLRASELDLHNSRRQGYDNGSNMKGKNKGVQARIMKENPQAFYMPCGCHSLNLVVGDRATSCRESTSFFGTVQRKYILFSASPCRWHALKKHVKCLTAKPLCETRWECRLECVKAIKYEIIGIREALYELSEMPASDPAMRHEAETLVTQIEDYSFLVMLNVWYDVLGKVNVVSKTMQNTSVEMSTAVSLMNNVTDYLIDYRANGYEKALESAKELATELDVEPIFRSKRISWKRKLFEYEYIDEVPNADDPEKRFHNHVFNVILDQGRLKEQFEFVSLLSVTGGNKTPFSNFKRSKSQLSAKAET from the coding sequence ATGCCTCCAAAAAAGTTATCCGgctatgaaaacagaaaaagacGTCTTCAACAAGAAGAAGCAGCCAGGAAACACCCAAAGCTATCAAGTTTTTTCAGTCCTAAGTCTAACAGTGGGGACAATGCAGGCTCAACTTCTTCAGCTACATCTATCTCTCCAGATTTGTCATCTAATGATTGTGAAGTCAAACCAACTGAAGATACTCTACTTTCTGAAGGAAAGAACAATTGCATGCATGAATTAAAACATCAGGATCACAATTGTAATGCTGTTGACGACTTAGGCAATAATGTCACAGCAGGTAATACTGAGAATGTTGAAAGTAAATTTGAAAACTCCCCCAAAAGAAATATCAACTACAATGATCCAGCACACTGGCCAGATGAATTATCAATGGCTGAAAGTGATCACATCATTATGAATGGGCCGCATCCTATTAATAAACAGTACAATTTTCCAAAAGATGCAAATAAACGTAGTTTCTCTGTGACAATGATGTATAGGAAAATAAACAACGGTGCGAATTTTCTTAGAAGGTGGCTTATTAATTCAGAGAGCACCAATAAAATGTATTGCTTTTGTTGCAAAATTTTTGGCTTCTCAAATAAGTCATTGttaggaaaatctggaattaatgactGGAAGCATGCTCATGAATATTTGCAGTCACATGAAAATGCAGTACATCATCTGGAATGTCTTAAGGAGTGGTGTGAAACATCACTGCGATTGCAGACTAATAAATCTATTGATAAGGGGATGCAGTCACGAGTGGGAAAAGAACGAGAGCATTGGTGTAAAGTTTTGGAACGTTTAATGAGCATCACTCTGTATTTAGCTGAACATAATTTGGCTTTCAGAGGAACTTCAGACACATTATTTACACCGCACAATGGGAATTTTTTAGGTCTTGTCGAGCTACTTGGAAAATATGATCTGCCAATGAGTGAACATTTACGTCGGGTTGTGTCTAAAGAAACTCACATTCACTGTTGCGgaaaaaatgttcagaatgaaataatcaatttgttgggaaatgctgttcaggAAAATATATTAAACCGAGCTAAAGAAGCCAAATATTTTAGTCTTATCTTAGACTGTACGCCAGATATAAGTCATGTGGAGCAGCTTTCATTTACAATACGATTTTTAGATGTAGAAGACATTTCAATAAAGGAACATTTTGTTAACTATAAACCAGTTATAGATACTACAGGCAAAGGATTATATGAAAGTATACTTGATTTTCTGAGAGCGAGCGAGCTAGACTTACATAACAGCAGACGTCAGGGCTATGATAATGGTTCAAATATGAAAGGAAAGAATAAAGGGGTTCAGGCACGGATCATGAAAGAAAATCCACAGGCGTTTTATATGCCATGTGGATGTCATAGCCTAAACTTAGTGGTTGGTGACAGGGCAACAAGTTGCCGGGAATCCACTTCATTTTTTGGTACTGTCCAGCGcaaatatattttgttttctgcctctccttgcCGATGGCATGCACTGAAAAAACATGTTAAATGCCTCACTGCAAAACCTTTATGCGAGACTAGATGGGAGTGCAGATTAGAATGCGTCAAAGCCATTAAATATGAAATTATAGGAATCCGAGAAGCTCTTTATGAACTTTCAGAAATGCCTGCTTCTGATCCTGCAATGCGACATGAAGCAGAGACTCTTGTAACACAAATAGAAGATTACAGTTTTCTAGTGATGCTGAATGTCTGGTATGATGTCTTAGGCAAAGTAAATGTTGTCAGTAAAACTATGCAGAACACCTCTGTGGAAATGTCTACCGCAgtttcattaatgaataatgtcacTGATTACTTAATTGATTATCGTGCAAATGGATATGAAAAAGCACTAGAGTCAGCAAAAGAATTAGCTACAGAATTAGATGTAGAGCCCATTTTCAGAAGTAAAAGAATAAGCTGGAAAAGGAAGCTGTTTGAATATGAGTACATTGACGAGGTTCCAAATGCAGATGACCCAGAAAAAAGATTTCATAATCATGTGTTCAATGTAATACtcgaccagggccggctcaag